The Lycium barbarum isolate Lr01 chromosome 12, ASM1917538v2, whole genome shotgun sequence genome includes a region encoding these proteins:
- the LOC132622766 gene encoding probable ubiquitin-conjugating enzyme E2 18 — MTSSSASSRKTLSKIACNRLQKELVEWQVNPPAGFKHKVTDNLQRWVIEVNGAPGTLYANETYQLQVDFPEHYPMEAPQVIFVPPAPLHPHIYSNGHICLDILYDSWSPAMTVSSICISILSMLSSSTVKQRPEDNDRYVKNCRNGRSPKETRWWFHDDKV, encoded by the exons ATGACCAGCTCCTCTGCCTCCTCTCGCaag ACGTTAAGCAAGATAGCATGCAATCGACTCCAGAAAGAGTTGGTGGAGTGGCAGGTCAACCCCCCTGCTGGTTTCAAACATAAAGTCACTGATAATCTTCAAAG GTGGGTAATTGAAGTTAATGGTGCTCCTGGAACTCTGTATGCTAATGAAACCTATCAGCTTCAAGTTGATTTCCCAGAACATTATCCTATGGAAGCTCCACAG GTGATTTTTGTGCCACCAGCTCCGCTACACCCTCATATCTATAGCAACGGGCACATTTGCTTAG ATATTCTGTATGATTCATGGTCTCCTGCCATGACGGTCAGTTCTATATGCATCAGCATTCTCTCCATGCTGTCAAGTTCAACTGTGAAG CAACGCCCTGAAGATAATGACCGCTATGTGAAGAACTGCAGAAACGGTAGATCTCCCAAGGAAACCAGGTGGTGGTTCCATGATGATAAGGTGTGA
- the LOC132624983 gene encoding folate transporter 1, chloroplastic isoform X1, which produces MKKMAGLPSADWQWENATAGAAAGLATVTFSHPLDVVRTRFQVYDGRISNVPAYRNTPHALFAIARTEGLRGLYAGFYPAVLGSTISWGLYFFFYSKAKQRYLRNREKLSPGLHLASAAEAGAQVCFCTNPIWLVKTRLQLQTPNQIRPYTGFHDALKTIIKEEGWRALYKGLMPGLFLQVTHGAIQFTAYEEFRKVLVSSKAQENENTLATAADLLNSVDYATLGASSKLAAILTTYPFQVVRSRLQQRPSTSGVPRYMDSWHVVKETARFEGVRGFYRGITPNVLKNVPAASITFIVYENVLNLLKFRREY; this is translated from the exons ATGAAAAAGATGGCAGGTTTGCCGTCGGCAGACTGGCAATGGGAGAACGCGACCGCCGGCGCTGCGGCTGGCCTCGCCACCGTTACTTTCTCACATCCCCTTGACGTTGTTCGTACCAGGTTCCAAG TCTACGACGGAAGAATCTCCAATGTCCCCGCCTATAGGAACACTCCTCACGCTTTATTTGCCATTGCCAGAACTgag GGTCTTAGAGGACTTTATGCTGGCTTTTACCCTGCGGTTCTTGGGTCAACTATTTCATGGGgtttatattttttctt CTATAGCAAGGCTAAGCAAAGGTATCTGAGAAACCGGGAGAAGCTGAGTCCAGGCCTTCACCTTGCTTCAGCTGCAGAAGCAGGAGCACAG GTCTGTTTTTGCACCAACCCTATTTGGCTTGTGAAAACAAGATTGCAACTTCAGACTCCGAATCAGATACGTCCATACACCGGATTTCATG ATGCTTTAAAAACCATAATCAAAGAAGAAGGATGGAGAGCACTTTACAAGGGGCTTATGCCAGGCCTATTTCTG CAGGTTACACATGGTGCTATTCAGTTCACGGCATATGAAGAATTTCGCAAAGTTCTTGTTAGCTCGAAAGCTCAGGAAAATGAAAACACTCTTGCGACAGCTGCTGACTTGTTG AATTCAGTTGACTATGCAACACTAGGAGCTTCTTCTAAGCTGGCAGCCATTCTTACGACATACCCATTTCAG GTTGTGCGATCCCGATTGCAG CAACGACCAAGTACAAGTGGAGTTCCGAGATACATGGATAGCTGGCATGTTGTGAAGGAAACTGCAAG GTTTGAGGGCGTACGAGGCTTCTACAGAGGTATCACCCCAAACGTGCTGAAAAATGTCCCTGCAGCTTCAATTACCTTCATTGTCTATGAGAATGTCCTAAACCTGCTAAAATTTAGGAGAGAGTATTAG
- the LOC132624983 gene encoding folate transporter 1, chloroplastic isoform X2, whose protein sequence is MKKMAGLPSADWQWENATAGAAAGLATVTFSHPLDVVRTRFQVYDGRISNVPAYRNTPHALFAIARTEGLRGLYAGFYPAVLGSTISWGLYFFFYSKAKQRYLRNREKLSPGLHLASAAEAGAQVCFCTNPIWLVKTRLQLQTPNQIRPYTGFHDALKTIIKEEGWRALYKGLMPGLFLVTHGAIQFTAYEEFRKVLVSSKAQENENTLATAADLLNSVDYATLGASSKLAAILTTYPFQVVRSRLQQRPSTSGVPRYMDSWHVVKETARFEGVRGFYRGITPNVLKNVPAASITFIVYENVLNLLKFRREY, encoded by the exons ATGAAAAAGATGGCAGGTTTGCCGTCGGCAGACTGGCAATGGGAGAACGCGACCGCCGGCGCTGCGGCTGGCCTCGCCACCGTTACTTTCTCACATCCCCTTGACGTTGTTCGTACCAGGTTCCAAG TCTACGACGGAAGAATCTCCAATGTCCCCGCCTATAGGAACACTCCTCACGCTTTATTTGCCATTGCCAGAACTgag GGTCTTAGAGGACTTTATGCTGGCTTTTACCCTGCGGTTCTTGGGTCAACTATTTCATGGGgtttatattttttctt CTATAGCAAGGCTAAGCAAAGGTATCTGAGAAACCGGGAGAAGCTGAGTCCAGGCCTTCACCTTGCTTCAGCTGCAGAAGCAGGAGCACAG GTCTGTTTTTGCACCAACCCTATTTGGCTTGTGAAAACAAGATTGCAACTTCAGACTCCGAATCAGATACGTCCATACACCGGATTTCATG ATGCTTTAAAAACCATAATCAAAGAAGAAGGATGGAGAGCACTTTACAAGGGGCTTATGCCAGGCCTATTTCTG GTTACACATGGTGCTATTCAGTTCACGGCATATGAAGAATTTCGCAAAGTTCTTGTTAGCTCGAAAGCTCAGGAAAATGAAAACACTCTTGCGACAGCTGCTGACTTGTTG AATTCAGTTGACTATGCAACACTAGGAGCTTCTTCTAAGCTGGCAGCCATTCTTACGACATACCCATTTCAG GTTGTGCGATCCCGATTGCAG CAACGACCAAGTACAAGTGGAGTTCCGAGATACATGGATAGCTGGCATGTTGTGAAGGAAACTGCAAG GTTTGAGGGCGTACGAGGCTTCTACAGAGGTATCACCCCAAACGTGCTGAAAAATGTCCCTGCAGCTTCAATTACCTTCATTGTCTATGAGAATGTCCTAAACCTGCTAAAATTTAGGAGAGAGTATTAG
- the LOC132624984 gene encoding uncharacterized protein LOC132624984, translated as MRSFNRLISHSLSRRSRTISTYHQTPYVHSHSRPFPHSKIQTFSKTHCSNFTTAAQESKPAPSERVSAIVNEISGLTLLEVSDLSEVLRKKMGIEEMPVMAMMMPGMGFSPGGMKGKGAGGAGKTEEKAEKTVFDLKLEGGFDAGSKIKIIKEVRSFTDLGLKEAKELVEKAPASLKKGVTKEEGEKIIEKMKAVGAKVTME; from the coding sequence ATGAGGTCCTTCAATCGATTAATCTCTCATTCTTTGTCTCGCCGTTCCAGAACCATTTCCACATATCATCAAACACCTTATGTGCATTCCCACTCCAGACCATTTCCGCATTCCAAGATTCAAACTTTCTCCAAAACCCACTGTTCAAATTTCACAACGGCTGCTCAGGAATCAAAGCCAGCCCCGTCAGAGAGAGTATCAGCTATAGTCAATGAGATTTCAGGTCTAACATTACTGGAAGTATCTGATTTGAGTGaggttttaaggaagaaaatggGTATTGAGGAAATGCCTGTAATGGCAATGATGATGCCTGGAATGGGATTTAGCCCTGGAGGGATGAAGGGAAAGGGTGCTGGAGGTGCTGGAAAGACGGAAGAAAAAGCGGAGAAGACTgtgtttgatttgaaacttgaagGGGGATTTGATGCTGGGTCGAAGATTAAGATTATTAAGGAAGTGAGATCTTTTACTGATCTGGGACTTAAAGAGGCTAAGGAGTTGGTGGAAAAGGCTCCAGCTAGTTTGAAGAAAGGGGTTACTAAAGAGGAGGGGGAGAAAATTATTGAGAAGATGAAAGCTGTTGGAGCGAAAGTTACAATGGAGTGA
- the LOC132623830 gene encoding peroxidase 49-like, whose translation MARSMSFFIFIALLAFAPICFSFKSNNGNLYPHYYYKSCPKAQEIVRSVVAKAVANEARMAASLLRLHFHDCFVKGCDASLLLESSRGIVSEKGSNPNKNSARGFEVLDDIKSALEKECPQTVSCADILALAARDSTVLAGGPSWEVPLGRRDSRSASLSGSNNNIPAPNNTFNSILSKFQRQGLDLVDLVALSGSHTIGNSRCTSFRQRLYNQSGNNKPDSTLDQSYAAQLRNKCPKSGGDNNLFFLDFVSPTKFDNSYFKLLLASKGLLNSDQVLATKSQASLALVKQYAENNALFFDHFAKSMVKMGNISPLTGSSGEIRKNCRKINSS comes from the exons ATGGCTAGGTCCATGAGCTTCTTCATTTTCATAGCTCTCCTTGCTTTTGCACCAATTTGTTTCTCTTTTAAGAGTAACAATGGTAATCTATACCCGCATTATTATTACAAATCATGCCCAAAAGCGCAAGAAATTGTCAGGTCTGTTGTTGCCAAGGCTGTTGCCAATGAAGCCCGAATGGCTGCTTCGCTGTTGAGGCTCCATTTCCACGATTGTTTTGTCAAG GGATGTGATGCATCATTGCTTCTGGAAAGCAGCAGAGGTATAGTATCAGAAAAAGGATCAAACCCCAACAAGAATTCAGCTCGTGGATTTGAAGTCCTTGACGACATTAAATCTGCACTGGAGAAGGAATGTCCTCAAACTGTTTCGTGCGCTGATATCTTGGCACTTGCTGCTAGGGATTCTACTGTATTA GCTGGTGGACCAAGCTGGGAGGTTCCATTGGGAAGAAGAGACTCCAGAAGCGCCAGTTTAAGTGGCTCCAACAACAATATTCCTGCTCCAAACAACACATTTAATTCCATTCTCTCTAAGTTCCAGAGACAAGGACTTGATCTTGTTGACCTTGTAGCTTTATCTG GGAGCCACACAATTGGAAACTCAAGATGCACCAGCTTCAGACAAAGGCTCTACAATCAGTCAGGAAATAATAAACCAGACTCTACTCTGGATCAATCATATGCTGCCCAATTGCGCAATAAGTGTCCAAAATCTGGAGGAGATAACAATCTATTCTTCTTGGACTTTGTCTCTCCCACAAAATTTGATAACAGCTACTTCAAGCTCTTGTTGGCTTCAAAGGGCCTGCTGAACTCTGACCAAGTTCTTGCAACTAAGAGTCAAGCATCATTAGCCTTGGTGAAACAATATGCAGAGAATAATGCCCTTTTCTTCGACCACTTCGCCAAGTCTATGGTTAAGATGGGCAACATTTCTCCTTTGACAGGTTCCAGTGGGGAGATCAGGAAGAATTGCAGGAAGATCAACTCCTCTTAG